In the Ictalurus punctatus breed USDA103 chromosome 7, Coco_2.0, whole genome shotgun sequence genome, one interval contains:
- the LOC108267315 gene encoding tetratricopeptide repeat protein 39C isoform X1, which produces MAEAEEDFPEKIDDAELSLQGINMLLNNGFKESAELFNRYRNCSPLMSFGASFVSFLNAMMTFEEEKMQVACEDLRATERLCESDSGGVIETIKNKIKKNQAEGQRSEVTVIERLQRLIIVADCQVYLAVLSFVRQELSGYIKAGWILRKAWKTYNKCYNEITRLQEVCQRRSSAPQGALSFDQPKPSQNASMPDPTAVCSSDCPEPEPGQDGSLAPVSEGSRAAKQLNDSHKGSSTRPKHGPKSQPRLDYSVTAESLGRLKGSVSFGYGLFHLCISMVPPHLLRIINLLGFPGSRQEGLSALAYSSESKDMRAPLSTLALLWYHTVVQPFFALDGSETEAGLQAAEAILKKKEAEYPESSLFIFFKGRVLRLECEISRALTCFNNALELASEQREIQHICLYEIGWCSMIELSFSEAYRAFERLRTESRWSQCYYSYLTGVCQGASGDLDGACSVLKDASLLFKRKHNQIEQFSMRKAEDLRKPRPTKEQCTMAAIEILYLWKALPNCSNTKLQLMIEVLQQMDGSSYCGLKHLLLGAVHKSLGDNANAVQCFQVALRDEEGRVSNSYVQPYSLYELGCVLLENPESTAKGRALLLQAKEEFSAYDFENRLHVRIHSALAAFTATAPQ; this is translated from the exons ATGGCCGAGGCTGAAGAGGATTTTCCTGAGAAGATTGATGATGCGGAACTTTCACTGCAAGGAATTAATATGTTGCTGAACAACGGCTTTAAAGAGAGTGCGGAGCTCTTCAACAGatacag GAATTGCAGTCCTCTGATGAGCTTCGGTGCGAGCTTTGTCAGTTTTCTG AATGCCATGATGACGTTCGAAGAGGAGAAGATGCAGGTGGCGTGCGAGGACCTGCGGGCGACCGAGAGACTGTGCGAGTCCGACAGCGGCGGCGTGATCGAGACCATCAAGAACAAGATCAAGAAGAAT CAGGCGgagggtcagaggtcagaggtgaCCGTGATCGAGCGGCTGCAGAGGCTCATCATAGTGGCTGACTGTCAGGTTTATCTGGCCGTGCTGTCCTTCGTCAGACAGGAGCTCTCCG GATATATCAAAGCTGGCTGGATCCTCCGTAAAGCCTGGAAAACGTACAATAAGTGCTACAATGAGATCACCCGGTTGCAGGAAGTGTGCCAGAGGAGGTCCTCAGCACCGCAGGGGGCACTTTCTTTTGATCAACCCAAACCGAGTCAGAACGCCTCAATGCCTGATCCCACAGCAGTCTGCTCCAGTGACTGTCCTGAACCTGAACCCGGTCAGGATGGTTCCCTGGCTCCTGTCTCAGAGGGGTCACGTGCTGCCAAGCAGCTTAACGACAGCCACAAAGGTTCCTCCACTCGGCCCAAACACGGCCCGAAATCTCAGCCTCGGCTCGATTACAGCGTGACCGCGGAGTCTCTGGGTCGACTCAAGGGTTCGGTCAGCTTCGGCTACGGCCTGTTCCACCTCTGCATCTCTATGGTGCCTCCTCACCTGCTGAGGATCATTAACCTGCTGGGATTCCCCGGCTCACGGCAGGAGGGCCTCAGCGCCCTCGCGTACTCCAGCGAAAGTAAGGACATGAGGGCCCCTCTTTCTAC acTGGCCCTGCTGTGGTACCACACGGTCGTACAGCCCTTCTTCGCCCTGGACGGCTCTGAAACAGAGGCCGGGCTTCAGGCTGCTGAAGCCATACTTAAGAAGAAAGAAGCCGAATATCCAGAGTCCTCGCTCTTCATCTTCTTTAAAGGACGAGTGCTGCGGCTCGAG TGTGAGATCAGCAGGGCTTTAACATGCTTTAATAATGCCTTGGAACTGGCTTCAGAACAGAGGGAAATCCAGCACATCTGCCTCTACGAGATTG GTTGGTGCAGTATGATCGAGCTGAGCTTCTCCGAAGCGTACAGAGCATTCGAGCGTCTGAGGACGGAGTCACGCTGGTCCCAGTGCTACTACTCCTACCTCACCGGAG TGTGTCAGGGAGCTTCAGGTGATCTGGACGGTGCTTGTAGCGTATTGAAAGATGCGTCTCTGCTTTTCAAGAGGAAGCACAATCAGATTGAGCAGTTTTCCATGAGGAAG gCTGAAGATTTAAGGAAACCCAGGCCTACGAAAGAGCAATGTACAATGGCTGCCATTGAGATTCTGTACCTTTGGAAAGCTCTTCCTAACTGCTCCAACACCAAACTGCAGCTTATGATTGAAG TTCTACAGCAGATGGACGGCTCGTCGTATTGTGGACTGAAACACCTCCTGCTGGGGGCCGTGCACAAAAGCCTAGGAGACAATGCAAACGCAGTACAG TGTTTTCAGGTGGCTTTGAGAGATGAAGAAGGGCGTGTCAGTAACTCGTACGTGCAGCCTTATTCCCTCTATGAGCTGGGATGTGTACTGCTAGAAAACCCcgag TCGACAGCCAAAGGAAGAGCGCTGCTTCTTCAAGCCAAG GAGGAGTTCTCGGCGTACGATTTTGAGAACAGGCTCCACGTGCGAATCCATTCCGCTTTAGCGGCATTCACAGCAACGGCTCCACAATAA
- the LOC108267315 gene encoding tetratricopeptide repeat protein 39C isoform X2 codes for MAEAEEDFPEKIDDAELSLQGINMLLNNGFKESAELFNRYRNCSPLMSFGASFVSFLNAMMTFEEEKMQVACEDLRATERLCESDSGGVIETIKNKIKKNAEGQRSEVTVIERLQRLIIVADCQVYLAVLSFVRQELSGYIKAGWILRKAWKTYNKCYNEITRLQEVCQRRSSAPQGALSFDQPKPSQNASMPDPTAVCSSDCPEPEPGQDGSLAPVSEGSRAAKQLNDSHKGSSTRPKHGPKSQPRLDYSVTAESLGRLKGSVSFGYGLFHLCISMVPPHLLRIINLLGFPGSRQEGLSALAYSSESKDMRAPLSTLALLWYHTVVQPFFALDGSETEAGLQAAEAILKKKEAEYPESSLFIFFKGRVLRLECEISRALTCFNNALELASEQREIQHICLYEIGWCSMIELSFSEAYRAFERLRTESRWSQCYYSYLTGVCQGASGDLDGACSVLKDASLLFKRKHNQIEQFSMRKAEDLRKPRPTKEQCTMAAIEILYLWKALPNCSNTKLQLMIEVLQQMDGSSYCGLKHLLLGAVHKSLGDNANAVQCFQVALRDEEGRVSNSYVQPYSLYELGCVLLENPESTAKGRALLLQAKEEFSAYDFENRLHVRIHSALAAFTATAPQ; via the exons ATGGCCGAGGCTGAAGAGGATTTTCCTGAGAAGATTGATGATGCGGAACTTTCACTGCAAGGAATTAATATGTTGCTGAACAACGGCTTTAAAGAGAGTGCGGAGCTCTTCAACAGatacag GAATTGCAGTCCTCTGATGAGCTTCGGTGCGAGCTTTGTCAGTTTTCTG AATGCCATGATGACGTTCGAAGAGGAGAAGATGCAGGTGGCGTGCGAGGACCTGCGGGCGACCGAGAGACTGTGCGAGTCCGACAGCGGCGGCGTGATCGAGACCATCAAGAACAAGATCAAGAAGAAT GCGgagggtcagaggtcagaggtgaCCGTGATCGAGCGGCTGCAGAGGCTCATCATAGTGGCTGACTGTCAGGTTTATCTGGCCGTGCTGTCCTTCGTCAGACAGGAGCTCTCCG GATATATCAAAGCTGGCTGGATCCTCCGTAAAGCCTGGAAAACGTACAATAAGTGCTACAATGAGATCACCCGGTTGCAGGAAGTGTGCCAGAGGAGGTCCTCAGCACCGCAGGGGGCACTTTCTTTTGATCAACCCAAACCGAGTCAGAACGCCTCAATGCCTGATCCCACAGCAGTCTGCTCCAGTGACTGTCCTGAACCTGAACCCGGTCAGGATGGTTCCCTGGCTCCTGTCTCAGAGGGGTCACGTGCTGCCAAGCAGCTTAACGACAGCCACAAAGGTTCCTCCACTCGGCCCAAACACGGCCCGAAATCTCAGCCTCGGCTCGATTACAGCGTGACCGCGGAGTCTCTGGGTCGACTCAAGGGTTCGGTCAGCTTCGGCTACGGCCTGTTCCACCTCTGCATCTCTATGGTGCCTCCTCACCTGCTGAGGATCATTAACCTGCTGGGATTCCCCGGCTCACGGCAGGAGGGCCTCAGCGCCCTCGCGTACTCCAGCGAAAGTAAGGACATGAGGGCCCCTCTTTCTAC acTGGCCCTGCTGTGGTACCACACGGTCGTACAGCCCTTCTTCGCCCTGGACGGCTCTGAAACAGAGGCCGGGCTTCAGGCTGCTGAAGCCATACTTAAGAAGAAAGAAGCCGAATATCCAGAGTCCTCGCTCTTCATCTTCTTTAAAGGACGAGTGCTGCGGCTCGAG TGTGAGATCAGCAGGGCTTTAACATGCTTTAATAATGCCTTGGAACTGGCTTCAGAACAGAGGGAAATCCAGCACATCTGCCTCTACGAGATTG GTTGGTGCAGTATGATCGAGCTGAGCTTCTCCGAAGCGTACAGAGCATTCGAGCGTCTGAGGACGGAGTCACGCTGGTCCCAGTGCTACTACTCCTACCTCACCGGAG TGTGTCAGGGAGCTTCAGGTGATCTGGACGGTGCTTGTAGCGTATTGAAAGATGCGTCTCTGCTTTTCAAGAGGAAGCACAATCAGATTGAGCAGTTTTCCATGAGGAAG gCTGAAGATTTAAGGAAACCCAGGCCTACGAAAGAGCAATGTACAATGGCTGCCATTGAGATTCTGTACCTTTGGAAAGCTCTTCCTAACTGCTCCAACACCAAACTGCAGCTTATGATTGAAG TTCTACAGCAGATGGACGGCTCGTCGTATTGTGGACTGAAACACCTCCTGCTGGGGGCCGTGCACAAAAGCCTAGGAGACAATGCAAACGCAGTACAG TGTTTTCAGGTGGCTTTGAGAGATGAAGAAGGGCGTGTCAGTAACTCGTACGTGCAGCCTTATTCCCTCTATGAGCTGGGATGTGTACTGCTAGAAAACCCcgag TCGACAGCCAAAGGAAGAGCGCTGCTTCTTCAAGCCAAG GAGGAGTTCTCGGCGTACGATTTTGAGAACAGGCTCCACGTGCGAATCCATTCCGCTTTAGCGGCATTCACAGCAACGGCTCCACAATAA